Proteins from a single region of Zonotrichia leucophrys gambelii isolate GWCS_2022_RI chromosome 17, RI_Zleu_2.0, whole genome shotgun sequence:
- the PHPT1 gene encoding 14 kDa phosphohistidine phosphatase: MAGSALSRVPDVQIDGDGVFKYVLVRVREAGAPAKDVVRGHAWAEYHADLFERTAEELAPHGLSCECLGGGRMSHRPAERKIHVYGYSVGFGRADHAVTTEKLKAEYPDYEITWADEGY, encoded by the exons ATGGCGGGCTCGGCGCTGTCCCGGGTGCCGGACGTGCAGATCGATGGCGACGGTGTCTTCAAGTACGTGCTGGTGCGGGTGCGCGAGGCCGGCGCGCCCGCCAAGGACGTCGTGCGAGGCCACGCCTGGGCCGAGTACCACG ccgACCTGTTCGAGCGCACCGCGGAGGAGCTGGCGCCGCACGGCCTGAGCTGCGAGTGCCTGGGCGGCGGCCGCATGTCGCACCGCCCTGCAGAGAGGAAGATCCACGTCTACGGGTACTCGGTG GGCTTTGGACGCGCTGACCACGCTGTGACCACAGAGAAGCTGAAGGCAGAGTATCCCGACTATGAGATTACCTGGGCAGATGAAGGGTACTGA
- the AJM1 gene encoding apical junction component 1 homolog, protein MTRTDPPDILVSTVYQDIKVATAAPGDSVVCQPLAQCDASMSSSLSREPQPFNKRHCRSFDFIESLEELGTPSAMERACPRPGMPEPTPGPPGRQAPPKPDPYSGRAPAPRSEPKRRARSKSAPRVKSTLTPVPITVAASPPPARRGREVLRVAREPSRTDPSPRREAPMPLRALANEVHPIKLQPQRSSVSRISPLCLGSNCYEEGPGGKMGASPHVKCRVDIKPDEAVLVHTARSLRAAPNRPEPPRWPRTPGAARSLTVPGSRQASASRTPTPSDSYSGDPPLLPYPGEYYEADPRALAYQTVPVPASREFREYPDRGCMTFSAPGVPAKFFYAEESARCPSPAMPLRSSGYASYPYPSRHAVSQPFYTEDPAKVAAHTMPARTLYVEEARGYPVQEAPARTFYGDEPRYYPPRGTPVKTLYAEDARTYPALGSSPRLLYAEDYGKYREREVLSRTCPPPRSAQPLHFGDWYCPERATLPYQSLQLSRFTPQPAGREAMFSSWHASYGVTPPRLGRETQHYSKSWDNILAPAARREEALLRGRSYENLLAHEEHRALSPEERRQPVVINLSSSPKRYAALSLSESSILERVHADGSRGPSGRSWYVTPEITITDNDIRAEGLGRSERRSASWDMLDAGRECRPYAVPCAPQPSARESGSGRQRSLEQLDELITDLVIDYKPAPGHRSGDRDSLAEQLKQLLSSGASGPPRRSESRRVPHNAPEGPRPTKEQPGPSSHAGTPRRPPATGPFEKSPENCSPDLSAEEDDMMMCSNAKCRRTETMFNACLYFKSCHSCYTYYCSRHCRREDWDTHKASCVYGRVGSVCRHVLQFCRENTEVHKAFSRIAKVGYLSRGRGVLFLGFPNAGSAENFLQFGLESLLMSPTYLSLRELDSYSDNLGEYAQELRETGNQYDPNECFLLNVTVAVTQKVPERPSPKMQVPTVRKYAKVALASSSPEKKILKKERDMETLILTPPPGTADIDKEGEEGRKAREVCFINIQRELRIRGVFLRHEFPAVYEQLCDFVESNKRFTPTTIYPIDKRTGKQFMCMIMAASEPRTLDWVASPNLLDDIM, encoded by the coding sequence ATGACACGAACAGACCCACCTGACATTCTGGTGTCCACGGTGTACCAAGACATCAAGGTGGcgacagcagcccctggggattCCGTTGTCTGTCAGCCCCTAGCACAATGTGATGCCTCCATGTCCTCCTCCCTGTCCCGCGAGCCGCAGCCCTTCAACAAGCGCCATTGTAGGAGTTTCGACTTCATCGAGTCGCTGGAAGAGCTGGGCACCCCCTCGGCCATGGAGCGCGCCTGCCCGCGCCCCGGCATGCCCGAGCCCACGCCGGGGCCGCCGGGCAGGCAGGCGCCCCCGAAGCCGGACCCGTACAGCGGCAGAGCCCCCGCGCCGCGCAGCGAGCCCAAGCGCCGAGCCCGCTCCAAGAGCGCCCCGCGGGTGAAGTCCACCCTGACCCCGGTGCCCATCACGGTGGCGGCATCACCGCCGCCAGCCCGGCGCGGGCGGGAGGTGCTGCGGGTGGCACGGGAGCCCTCCCGCACGGATCCCTCGCCGCGCCGCGAGGCCCCGATGCCGCTGCGGGCGCTGGCCAACGAGGTGCACCCCATCAAGCTGCAGCCGCAGCGGAGCAGCGTCAGCCGCATCTCTCCGCTCTGCCTGGGCAGCAATTGCTACGAGGAAGGGCCGGGGGGGAAGATGGGCGCCAGCCCCCACGTCAAGTGCCGAGTGGACATTAAGCCGGACGAGGCAGTGCTGGTGCACACGGCGCGGAGCCTGCGGGCAGCCCCGAAccgcccggagccgccgcgctggccccgcacccccggGGCCGCCCGCAGCCTGACCGTGCCCGGGAGCCGGCAGGCGTCCGCGTCCCGCACGCCCACCCCCAGCGACTCCTACAGCGGGGACCCTCCGCTGCTGCCCTACCCCGGTGAGTACTACGAGGCAGACCCCCGGGCACTGGCGTACCAAACAGTGCCCGTGCCGGCCTCACGGGAATTCAGGGAGTACCCCGACAGGGGCTGCATGACCTTTTCGGCCCCCGGGGTCCCGGCCAAGTTCTTCTACGCAGAGGAGTCAGCGcggtgccccagcccagccatgcccCTCCGCAGCTCTGGCTATGCCAGCTACCCCTACCCCAGCCGCCACGCCGTGTCCCAGCCCTTCTACACTGAGGACCCGGCCAAGGTTGCCGCTCACACGATGCCGGCCCGGACGTTGTACGTGGAGGAGGCGCGGGGTTACCCGGTGCAGGAGGCACCTGCCCGCACCTTCTATGGGGATGAGCCCCGCTACTACCCCCCGCGCGGGACCCCTGTCAAAACCCTGTACGCCGAGGACGCTCGGACATACCCAGCCCTCGGCTCCTCCCCACGGCTGCTCTACGCCGAGGACTACGGGAAGTACCGGGAACGGGAGGTGCTGTCGCGCACGTGTCCCCCGCCCCGCAGCGCGCAGCCCCTGCATTTCGGGGACTGGTACTGCCCCGAGCGGGCCACGCTGCCCTACCAGAGCCTGCAGCTGTCCCGCTTCACCCCACAGCCGGCCGGGCGTGAGGCCATGTTCTCCTCCTGGCATGCCAGCTACGGCGTGACCCCACCGCGGCTGGGCCGGGAGACGCAGCACTACTCCAAATCCTGGGACAACATCCTGGCGCCAGCAGCGCGCAGGGAGGAGGCCCTGCTGCGTGGGCGCAGCTATGAGAACCTGCTCGCCCATGAAGAGCACCGTGCCTTATCCCCCGAGGAGCGCCGGCAGCCTGTGGTGATCAACCTGTCGAGCTCACCCAAGCGCTACGCGGCCCTGTCCCTCTCCGAGAGCTCCATCCTCGAGCGGGTGCACGCCGACGGCAGCCGCGGGCCCTCGGGCCGCTCCTGGTACGTCACGCCGGAGATCACCATCACCGACAACGACATCCGCGCCGAGGGGCTGGGCCGGAGCGAGAGGCGCTCGGCCAGCTGGGACATGCTGGACGCGGGCCGGGAGTGCAGGCCCTACGCTGTGCCCTGCGCCCCGCAGCCCAGCGCCAGGGAGAGCGGCTCGGGGCGCCAGcgcagcctggagcagctggacgAGCTCATCACCGACCTTGTCATTGACTACAAGCCGGCGCCGGGCCACCGCtccggggacagggacagcctcGCGGAGCAGCtcaagcagctgctgagcagcgGCGCCTCGGGGCCCCCCCGGCGGAGCGAGAGCAGGCGGGTCCCTCACAACGCGCCCGAGGGACCCCGACCCACAAAGGAGCAGCCGGGCCCCAGCTCCCATGCTGGCACCCCGCGCCGCCCACCGGCCACCGGCCCTTTCGAAAAGTCACCGGAGAACTGCTCGCCCGACCTGAGCGCTGAGGAGGACGACATGATGATGTGCTCCAATGCCAAGTGCCGGCGCACAGAGACCATGTTCAATGCCTGCCTCTACTTCAAATCGTGCCACAGCTGCTACACCTACTACTGCTCCCGGCACTGCCGGCGCGAGGACTGGGACACGCACAAGGCCAGCTGCGTCTACGGGCGGGTGGGCAGCGTCTGCCGCCACGTCCTGCAGTTCTGCCGCGAGAACACCGAGGTGCACAAGGCCTTCTCACGCATCGCCAAGGTGGGATACCTCTCCCGCGGCCGCGGCGTCCTCTTCCTGGGCTTCCCCAATGCGGGCTCCGCCGAGAACTTTCTCCAGTTTGGGCTGGAGAGCCTGCTGATGTCCCCCACGTACCTGTCCCTGCGGGAGCTGGACAGCTACTCGGACAACCTGGGGGAGTATGCCCAGGAGCTGCGGGAGACAGGCAACCAGTACGACCCCAACGAATGTTTCCTGCTGAATGTAACCGTGGCCGTCACTCAGAAAGTGCCAGAGAGGCCGTCACCGAAGATGCAGGTCCCGACGGTCAGGAAATACGCCAAGGTGGCCTTagcctcctccagccctgagaAGAAGATCTTGAAGAAGGAGCGGGACATGGAAACGTTGATCCTGACGCCACCGCCCGGAACGGCGGACATCGacaaggagggggaggagggccGGAAGGCACGGGAGGTCTGCTTCATCAACATCCAGCGGGAGCTGCGCATCCGCGGCGTCTTCCTGCGGCACGAGTTCCCCGCTGTCTACGAGCAGCTCTGCGACTTCGTGGAGAGCAACAAGCGCTTCACCCCCACCACCATCTACCCCATCGACAAGAGGACGGGCAAACAGTTCATGTGCATGATTATGGCGGCCTCCGAGCCTCGCACCCTCGACTGGGTGGCCAGCCCCAACCTCCTGGACGACATCATGTGA